One window of Chryseobacterium sp. JJR-5R genomic DNA carries:
- a CDS encoding DUF6814 family protein, with the protein MNGLKKILGIVWILAALTVAYFGITVMGIPKITSGKQEDLVFGIIILFVLVPIVTGGLAIFGYYSLTGEYSDEKV; encoded by the coding sequence ATGAACGGATTAAAAAAAATATTAGGCATTGTATGGATTTTAGCCGCCTTAACCGTTGCCTACTTCGGGATCACGGTGATGGGCATTCCTAAAATTACCTCCGGTAAGCAGGAAGACCTGGTATTCGGCATCATCATACTTTTTGTACTGGTACCGATTGTTACCGGCGGACTGGCCATCTTCGGATATTATTCTTTAACAGGAGAATATTCTGACGAGAAAGTTTAA
- a CDS encoding MFS transporter, with amino-acid sequence MSEQHHDVYGNMTEKQKNRTIWSVITASSLGTLIEWYDFYIFGSLAVVLATKFFPADNPTAAFLSTLATFAAGFVVRPFGALFFGRLGDIIGRKYTFLVTLLIMGFSTFLIGCIPGYETIGFMAPVLVLILRLLQGLALGGEYGGAATYVAEYSQPHRRGYWTSWIQTTATAGLFISLIVILITKNTLSAEEFDSWGWRVPFWISILMVGVSYFIRKNMKESPLFAKAKSEGKTSKNPLKESFGNKFNFKFVLLALFGAAMGQGVIWYTGQFYAMSFLQKVMNINSMQVDYLMATALLMGTPFFVFFGWLSDKIGRKAIMMTGMLVAILAYRPIYDAMYKSVNIEAKTVASEGVKETRTAALHKTIATDSMITFHKETAFTDGTLIKKDSIIHWSAAGPVMKDGKAEEPKVSTAITLNNETRWYLVFLVFIQVIFVTMVYGPIAAFLVEMFPVRIRYTSMSLPYHIGNGVFGGLLPAVATYLVTSGKDAGHATWYLEGLWYPIGVAAACLVIGLIYLKNKNNNIHD; translated from the coding sequence ATGAGCGAACAACACCACGATGTTTACGGCAATATGACGGAAAAGCAGAAAAACCGCACCATCTGGAGCGTCATTACAGCATCGTCCCTCGGAACTCTTATAGAATGGTATGATTTCTATATTTTCGGGAGTCTGGCTGTCGTCTTGGCGACCAAATTCTTTCCGGCAGATAATCCCACCGCAGCATTTTTGTCTACACTGGCAACCTTTGCAGCCGGATTTGTAGTAAGGCCTTTCGGCGCCTTATTTTTCGGAAGGCTGGGAGATATTATCGGAAGGAAATACACCTTCCTTGTTACTTTACTGATCATGGGATTTTCCACCTTCCTGATCGGATGTATCCCCGGCTATGAAACCATCGGATTCATGGCGCCGGTCCTGGTCTTGATCTTAAGGCTTTTACAGGGACTGGCTTTAGGCGGGGAATACGGCGGGGCGGCAACTTATGTTGCGGAATACTCGCAGCCGCACAGGAGAGGTTACTGGACTTCATGGATCCAGACGACCGCTACTGCAGGGCTTTTCATTTCATTAATCGTTATCCTCATTACAAAAAATACGCTTTCAGCCGAGGAGTTTGATTCCTGGGGATGGAGGGTCCCGTTCTGGATTTCGATTTTAATGGTGGGCGTTTCTTATTTCATCAGAAAAAATATGAAAGAGTCTCCGCTTTTTGCCAAGGCTAAAAGTGAAGGAAAAACGTCAAAAAATCCTTTAAAGGAAAGTTTCGGTAATAAATTCAATTTCAAATTTGTCTTACTGGCATTATTCGGTGCTGCAATGGGACAAGGCGTAATCTGGTACACCGGGCAGTTCTACGCCATGAGTTTCCTTCAGAAAGTGATGAACATCAACTCTATGCAGGTAGATTACCTGATGGCCACGGCTTTACTGATGGGAACACCTTTCTTCGTGTTTTTCGGTTGGCTTTCGGATAAAATCGGCAGGAAAGCCATTATGATGACCGGGATGCTGGTCGCGATCTTAGCCTACCGCCCGATCTACGATGCCATGTACAAAAGTGTAAACATTGAGGCAAAAACCGTTGCGAGTGAAGGCGTGAAGGAAACAAGGACGGCCGCCCTTCATAAAACGATTGCAACGGACAGCATGATCACCTTCCATAAGGAAACTGCTTTCACAGACGGAACTTTAATCAAAAAAGACAGTATTATTCACTGGTCTGCGGCAGGTCCCGTAATGAAAGACGGAAAAGCCGAAGAACCGAAAGTTTCCACCGCAATTACCCTGAACAATGAGACAAGATGGTACCTGGTATTCCTGGTATTTATTCAGGTAATTTTCGTGACGATGGTATATGGCCCGATTGCCGCATTTTTAGTTGAAATGTTCCCGGTGAGAATCCGTTATACATCGATGTCTCTGCCGTACCACATCGGCAACGGGGTTTTCGGAGGCTTGTTGCCTGCTGTAGCTACTTATCTCGTGACTTCCGGGAAAGATGCAGGGCATGCAACCTGGTACCTGGAAGGACTCTGGTACCCGATCGGGGTTGCTGCCGCCTGTTTGGTCATCGGACTGATTTATCTTAAGAACAAGAACAACAATATCCACGATTAA
- a CDS encoding transposase-like zinc-binding domain-containing protein has translation MENFCPKCKSDKVVKSGIINEKQRFHCKACNYYFTVKKLGKKIDDYYVTKALQLYLEGLSFREIERIIGVSHVTVSSWIKKYNITRPPHSDFHPVYKILKQNELIDYISKEENIKDSGLIITQFADKYMLIKWERFKK, from the coding sequence ATGGAAAATTTCTGCCCGAAATGTAAAAGCGATAAAGTGGTTAAAAGCGGAATCATTAACGAAAAGCAAAGATTCCATTGTAAAGCATGCAACTATTATTTTACCGTTAAAAAACTGGGTAAAAAGATAGACGACTACTATGTAACCAAAGCGCTCCAATTGTACCTTGAAGGACTCAGTTTCCGAGAAATAGAAAGGATTATCGGAGTTTCCCATGTAACGGTAAGCTCATGGATCAAAAAGTACAACATCACAAGACCGCCGCATTCCGATTTTCATCCCGTTTACAAAATTCTAAAGCAAAACGAACTGATCGACTATATATCGAAAGAAGAAAACATCAAAGATTCCGGTTTGATCATTACCCAGTTTGCCGATAAGTACATGTTGATCAAATGGGAAAGATTTAAAAAATAG
- a CDS encoding aspartate carbamoyltransferase catalytic subunit, with protein MFTITELSTERINRILTEAMAFATGRTAKIEGEVFCSNLFFEDSTRTKTSFDIAERKLGLQVVPFDASNSSVNKGESLYDTVKTIESLGVNLVVIRDKKDRYFDDLKNISIPVINGGDGTGNHPSQCMLDLMTIYQEFGKFEGLKVGIVGDVKHSRVANSNAEALRRLGAKVYFSGPEQWFDEGALINGTYLAVEQLISEVDVLMLLRIQHERHDAKMSFSASEYHRKYGLTKTREKAMKEGAIIMHPAPINRGVEIDTDLVECERSRIFRQMQNGVFARMAILKEALENEGHTFKEL; from the coding sequence ATGTTTACGATTACAGAACTGAGCACCGAGAGAATCAACAGGATACTGACAGAAGCCATGGCTTTTGCCACCGGCAGAACGGCTAAAATTGAAGGGGAAGTTTTTTGTTCAAACCTTTTCTTTGAAGACAGCACCAGAACAAAGACCAGCTTTGATATCGCTGAAAGGAAACTGGGCCTTCAGGTAGTCCCTTTCGATGCTTCAAACAGTTCTGTGAACAAGGGCGAAAGCCTGTATGATACAGTGAAAACCATTGAAAGCCTGGGTGTAAACCTGGTTGTGATCAGGGATAAGAAAGACCGGTATTTTGATGACCTTAAAAACATCAGCATCCCGGTGATCAACGGAGGGGACGGAACGGGAAACCACCCTTCACAGTGCATGCTGGACCTCATGACCATTTATCAGGAATTCGGTAAGTTTGAAGGCCTGAAAGTGGGGATCGTGGGAGACGTAAAACACAGCCGTGTTGCCAATTCAAATGCAGAGGCGCTGAGAAGGTTAGGCGCAAAAGTGTATTTTTCAGGCCCTGAGCAGTGGTTCGATGAAGGCGCACTTATTAACGGGACCTATCTGGCAGTAGAGCAGCTGATTTCTGAAGTGGATGTCCTGATGCTGTTAAGGATCCAGCATGAACGCCACGATGCCAAAATGAGTTTTTCCGCCTCGGAATACCACAGAAAATACGGACTGACCAAAACCAGGGAGAAAGCAATGAAAGAAGGAGCAATTATCATGCATCCGGCACCCATAAACCGGGGCGTGGAAATTGATACTGACCTGGTGGAATGCGAACGTTCGAGAATCTTCAGGCAAATGCAGAACGGTGTTTTTGCAAGAATGGCCATCCTGAAAGAGGCTTTGGAAAATGAAGGTCATACCTTTAAAGAATTGTAA
- a CDS encoding porin, giving the protein MRKILSFIGLALISSSVYGQGSPDYGNGLKINLNTEGDKYVRFILWDQFWIRNTEMNPGSMVGGEPTKNTWNLGNRRARILAYAQITKRYMILTHIGINNQTFINGGATGTTGTGGYGNGKKPQLFFHDAWNEYAVIMPGEAGKFSLTLGGGLHYYMGLSRMTMASTLNFLTLDSPVFSWPLIDNSDQFARQMGVFAKGKYGKFEYRMSLNKPFATDLTPANTLVPGNEVAVDNNGNPNWSKAGYFEYQFLDTESNLLPFKVGSYLGTKKVFNIGAGFYHQAEGTRTSVNSNIEKHDITLLSADAFADIPLGSAKNKMAVSAYAGFYNYNFGPNYVRNLGTMNIAANDPNFVGQRALAGPGNLQPMIGTGNVVYAQAGLLLPNQAEKPKIRIQPFAAYTYKDFEAFDKPSSQFDVGANWFLDGHHAKITTQYSTRPVYTSPTENPKSKGEFIVQLQIYL; this is encoded by the coding sequence ATGAGGAAAATATTAAGTTTTATTGGATTAGCTTTAATCAGCAGTTCTGTATACGGCCAGGGTTCCCCGGATTATGGAAACGGTTTAAAAATAAATTTGAATACTGAAGGCGATAAGTATGTGCGATTTATTTTATGGGACCAGTTCTGGATCCGGAACACGGAAATGAACCCCGGGAGCATGGTGGGCGGCGAACCCACCAAAAATACATGGAACCTGGGAAACCGCAGGGCGCGTATTTTAGCTTATGCCCAGATCACAAAGCGTTATATGATTCTGACCCATATCGGGATCAATAACCAGACGTTCATCAACGGCGGCGCAACCGGAACCACCGGAACAGGCGGGTACGGAAACGGTAAAAAACCACAGCTTTTCTTTCATGATGCGTGGAATGAGTATGCGGTGATAATGCCCGGAGAAGCCGGAAAATTCAGCCTTACTTTAGGAGGCGGGCTTCATTATTACATGGGGCTTTCCCGGATGACAATGGCTTCAACCCTGAACTTCCTGACCTTGGATTCCCCTGTTTTCAGCTGGCCTCTGATTGACAATTCGGATCAGTTTGCAAGACAGATGGGTGTTTTCGCTAAAGGAAAGTACGGAAAATTTGAATACCGCATGAGTTTGAACAAGCCGTTCGCAACCGATTTGACTCCTGCAAATACTCTGGTTCCCGGAAACGAAGTCGCGGTTGACAATAACGGAAACCCGAACTGGTCCAAAGCCGGTTATTTTGAATACCAATTTTTAGATACGGAATCCAATCTCCTTCCTTTTAAAGTGGGTTCTTACTTAGGAACCAAAAAAGTTTTCAACATCGGTGCCGGTTTTTACCATCAGGCGGAAGGTACCAGAACGTCAGTTAATTCAAATATTGAAAAGCATGACATCACTTTGCTTTCTGCGGATGCTTTTGCCGACATCCCTCTGGGCAGTGCCAAAAACAAGATGGCCGTTTCCGCTTATGCAGGATTTTACAACTATAATTTCGGGCCGAATTATGTAAGGAATTTAGGAACGATGAACATCGCAGCCAATGACCCGAATTTTGTGGGACAACGGGCTTTGGCAGGCCCCGGAAATTTACAGCCGATGATCGGAACCGGAAATGTAGTCTACGCTCAGGCAGGTCTGTTATTGCCGAACCAGGCAGAGAAACCGAAAATCAGGATCCAGCCTTTTGCCGCTTACACATACAAGGATTTTGAAGCTTTTGATAAGCCTTCTTCCCAGTTTGATGTTGGGGCCAACTGGTTCCTAGACGGGCACCATGCAAAAATTACAACACAGTATTCCACAAGGCCGGTTTATACAAGCCCGACTGAAAACCCGAAATCCAAAGGGGAATTTATTGTGCAGCTTCAGATTTATTTATAA
- a CDS encoding Lrp/AsnC family transcriptional regulator, with amino-acid sequence MDLKDKMILSIVQENSTLSVKEISERIGLTFTPTYERIKQLEKNGIIEKYVGLLNREKLGLNIVVYCNVRLKEQSQKVLESFEKNIGKYDEVQEIISLSGEYDYMLKIIAKDVNSYNDFTVNVISNIPNIGQYHSSIVLNEVKKSTKFKIDMG; translated from the coding sequence ATGGATTTAAAAGATAAAATGATTCTCAGCATCGTCCAGGAAAATTCTACGCTGTCTGTAAAAGAAATTTCAGAAAGAATCGGTCTTACTTTTACGCCTACCTATGAGCGGATCAAACAGCTGGAGAAAAATGGGATCATAGAAAAATACGTAGGTCTCCTGAACCGCGAAAAATTAGGGTTGAATATTGTGGTCTACTGTAATGTCCGTCTTAAAGAGCAGTCCCAGAAAGTCCTTGAAAGCTTTGAAAAGAACATCGGGAAATATGATGAAGTACAGGAAATCATCAGCCTTTCCGGAGAATATGATTACATGCTGAAAATCATTGCAAAAGACGTCAATTCTTATAATGACTTCACGGTCAATGTCATTTCAAACATCCCGAACATCGGCCAGTACCACAGCTCTATTGTCCTTAATGAAGTCAAAAAATCCACCAAGTTCAAAATTGACATGGGATAA